Proteins co-encoded in one Fusarium musae strain F31 chromosome 3, whole genome shotgun sequence genomic window:
- a CDS encoding hypothetical protein (EggNog:ENOG41) produces the protein METRSRFRVWADKVAVESEPGLTKTQLMLTNHDLKPVEAERRQWGPWNFVGFWIADSFNINTWMISSSMIVNGLSWWQAWLCVWIGYSITGIFVAINARFGAMYHIGFPVANRTSFGIWGSLWPVLNRAAMACVWYGVQAYIGGDCIYLMIRAIWKSWANVPNTFSDGSGTDTAHFASFFIFWLVSLPALWFPVHKVRHLFTVKAYVVPVAGITFLAWTISRAGGIGPIVKAGNKVHGSDLAWEMVKGIMSSISNFAALIVNASDFSRFAQKPRDAVWPQLITIPFGFAITSFIGIMVSSASSVLYEEAIWNPLDLLDRFIDDGSSGERFGVFFLATCFALAQLATNISANSISAGTDLTALLPRWVNIRRGSYVCAVVGLCICPWQLLKDSNQFTTYLSAYSVFLSSIAGVMVSDYYIVRKGYVDTKELYDGRKEGPYYFTGGFNWRGYLAYIAGIVINVVGFADAVGAKNVPQGAIYIYQLNYFCGFIVASAMYWALCRISPVPATSDRWMEVGDEIDDIRVAYNSRTPSYDEEIAGSEAPKAADETKHF, from the exons ATGGAGACCAGATCACGATTTAGGGTCTGGGCTGATAAAGTCGCCGTTGAGTCTGAACCTGGCTTGACTAAGACCCAGCTTATG CTTACGAACCACGATCTCAAACCCGTCGAGGCGGAACGCCGACAATGGGGCCCATGGAACTTTGTTGGTTTCTGGATCGCCGAttctttcaacatcaacacttGGATgatttcatcatcaatgatTGTCAATGGTCTGTCATGGTGGCAAGCCTGGCTCTGTGTCTGGATTGGATACAGTATCACTGGTATCTTTGTCGCAATCAATGCTCGTTTCGGTGCTATGTACCACATTGGCTTCCCTGTTGCCAACAGAACCTCCTTTGGTATCTGGGGTAGCTTGTGGCCTGTACTGAACCGTGCTGCTATGG CCTGTGTATGGTATGGAGTGCAGGCTTACATTGGTGGTGACTGTATCTATCTCATGATCCGCGCCATCTGGAAGTCATGGGCCAATGTTCCCAACACTTTCAGCGACGGCTCGGGCACCGATACCGCACACTTcgcttccttcttcatcttttggCTTGTATCGCTTCCAGCGCTCTGGTTCCCTGTCCACAAGGTCCGACATCTCTTCACTGTCAAGGCATACGTTGTTCCCGTGGCTGGAATTACCTTCCTGGCTTGGACCATCTCGCGTGCAGGTGGTATTGGCCCCATTGTAAAGGCTGGTAACAAGGTCCACGGCAGCGACTTGGCCTGGGAAATGGTCAAGGGCATCATGTCTTCTATTTCTAACTTTGCGGCACTCATTGTCAATGCCAGCGACTTTTCTCGATTTGCGCAGAAGCCCAGAGACGCCGTCTGGCCCCAGCTGATCACGATCCCCTTCGGTTTCGCCATCACTTCATTCATCGGCATCATggtctcttcagcttcttccgtCCTGTACGAAGAGGCCATCTGGAACCcccttgatcttctggatAGATTCATTGACGATGGAAGCTCGGGCGAGCGCTTTggtgtcttcttccttgCTACATGCTTCGCCCTAGCTCAGCTTGCGACCAACATCTCAGCGAATAGTATATCAGCAGGCACTGACTTGACTGCTCTCCTCCCTCGTTGGGTCAATATCCGTCGTGGAAGCTACGTTTGCGCCGTCGTTGGCCTGTGTATCTGTCCCTggcagcttctcaaggacaGCAATCAATTTACGACCTACCTTTCAGCCTACAGTGTGTTCCTGAGCTCAATCGCTGGTGTTATGGTTTCCGATTACTACATCGTGCGCAAGGGTTACGTTGATACCAAGGAACTCTACGACGGTCGAAAAGAAGGGCCGTACTACTTCACAGGTGGTTTCAACTGGCGTGGCTATCTTGCTTACATCGCCGGAATTGTCATCAACGTAGTCGGTTTCGCCGATGCTGTTGGCGCCAAGAACGTTCCACAGGGCGCGATCTATATCTATCAGCTCAACTACTTCTGTGGTTTCATCGTTGCATCGGCGATGTACTGGGCCCTATGCAGAATCTCACCAGTGCCAGCGACCAGCGATCGATGGATggaggttggtgatgagatcgatGATATTCGAGTCGCTTATAACTCGAGAACTCCATCATATGACGAAGAGATTGCGGGGAGTGAAGCGCCAAAGGCAGCAGACGAGACGAAACATTTTTGA